A single window of Variovorax sp. RA8 DNA harbors:
- a CDS encoding LysR family transcriptional regulator, translated as MPIHRNVSLRHLRAFAELADTGSFTTASAHLFVTQSSLTATIQQLESAVGLKLFDRTTRRVVMTEEASRFQSTARKILREFDTAISDLQAYGQGKVGHIRIAAAASFIYHFLMAAITEFRKTFPDITVTLMDAGAERVEQLVADGEVDFAIASQHKHNDELEYVPLLADRYGVVCHPDSPLAGSTKPMRWSELASEGFVAFTPDTGIGSFLRQQVGGLPVFKGRHDEISSTTSLFAYLHGGSGFSIVPALAATFAGFADFHFRPLERPVLSREICLMTRRLRSLTPSSHRLLEVLLAAIDQGTLPNGVTKAAPKRSTAARARRPAAPS; from the coding sequence ATGCCCATCCACAGAAACGTCTCGCTTCGACACCTGCGCGCCTTCGCCGAGCTGGCGGACACGGGTTCCTTCACGACGGCCTCGGCGCACCTGTTCGTGACGCAGTCGTCGTTGACGGCGACGATCCAACAGCTGGAGTCGGCGGTGGGATTGAAGCTGTTCGACCGGACCACGCGCCGCGTGGTCATGACCGAGGAGGCCAGCCGCTTCCAGTCGACGGCCCGGAAGATCCTGCGCGAGTTCGACACCGCGATCTCCGACCTGCAGGCCTACGGGCAAGGCAAGGTCGGCCACATCCGGATCGCGGCCGCGGCCTCGTTCATCTACCACTTCCTGATGGCGGCGATCACAGAGTTCCGCAAGACCTTTCCCGACATCACCGTGACCCTGATGGATGCGGGTGCCGAGCGCGTGGAGCAGTTGGTGGCCGACGGCGAGGTCGACTTCGCGATCGCGAGCCAGCACAAGCACAACGACGAGCTGGAGTACGTGCCGCTGCTGGCCGACCGCTATGGCGTGGTGTGCCACCCGGACTCCCCCTTGGCCGGCTCGACGAAGCCGATGCGCTGGAGCGAGCTTGCGTCGGAGGGATTCGTGGCATTCACGCCCGATACCGGCATCGGGTCGTTCCTGCGCCAGCAGGTGGGAGGACTGCCCGTGTTCAAGGGACGTCACGACGAGATCTCGAGCACCACCTCGCTGTTCGCCTACCTGCACGGCGGCAGCGGTTTCTCGATCGTGCCCGCGCTCGCGGCCACCTTCGCCGGTTTCGCCGACTTTCATTTCCGGCCGCTGGAGCGGCCGGTGCTGAGCCGCGAGATCTGCCTCATGACGCGACGGCTGCGATCGCTGACGCCCTCCTCGCACCGCCTGCTCGAGGTGCTGCTGGCAGCGATCGACCAGGGAACGTTGCCCAACGGCGTGACGAAGGCGGCGCCGAAGCGATCGACGGCGGCGCGCGCCCGGCGCCCCGCCGCCCCATCCTGA
- a CDS encoding hydantoinase B/oxoprolinase family protein, whose product MNAASPFSAATLATDPVFLEIFWTRVRSVANEAAKLIVRTSFSTLSSEANDFAVVVTDSEGRALAENSGSIPSFIGTLPRTVKAALAHFGAAAMRPGDIYITNNPWIGTGHLNDVCLVKPLFHGAALVGFAATAGHVPDIGGKIRSVDARELFEEGLHIPMMRLLDEGRPDESLLALIRTNVRTPEQTVGDIWSQVGAVELIGRRIDEILGEYALEGIDALAAALFDRSEAAMRDAIAQLPEGEHRYEMATDGFGERFRFAVAVRIRGGEIECDFAGSSAQQPKAVNCVLAYTSAMVAYAVKCLLLPELPNNDGLFRPVRTRAPEGSILNPRSPAPVGGRSCTGHYVPSVVFGALQQVLPSRVMAGVGSPLWIANLSGTRDDGRPFATVLFFNGGMGATSTKDGASVMSWPSNISSTPIEVAERDAPLQFRRKTLREDSGGQGRFRGGLGQEVCFVSRHARPLSIVFLTERIGVPAPGLGGGAPGARGEVLINGSPVDTRLPHVLQPGDEVVLRTPGGGGWGSAASRDAEALARDRLHGYTAA is encoded by the coding sequence ATGAACGCAGCATCCCCATTCTCGGCCGCGACCCTCGCCACCGATCCGGTCTTCCTGGAGATCTTCTGGACGCGCGTGCGCTCGGTCGCGAACGAGGCGGCCAAGCTCATCGTGCGCACCTCGTTCTCGACCTTGTCTTCCGAAGCGAACGACTTCGCGGTCGTGGTCACCGACTCCGAGGGGCGAGCGCTGGCCGAGAACAGCGGCAGCATCCCTTCGTTCATCGGCACCCTGCCGCGCACCGTGAAAGCCGCGCTCGCGCACTTCGGCGCCGCCGCCATGCGCCCCGGCGACATCTACATCACCAACAACCCCTGGATCGGCACCGGTCACCTCAACGACGTCTGCCTGGTCAAGCCGCTCTTCCACGGGGCGGCGCTCGTCGGCTTCGCGGCCACGGCCGGCCATGTGCCCGACATTGGCGGCAAGATCCGTTCGGTCGACGCGCGCGAGCTGTTCGAGGAGGGGCTGCACATCCCGATGATGCGGCTCCTTGACGAAGGGCGGCCGGACGAGTCCCTGCTCGCGCTCATCCGAACCAACGTGCGCACGCCCGAGCAGACCGTCGGCGACATCTGGTCGCAGGTGGGCGCGGTCGAACTGATCGGCCGGCGCATCGACGAGATCCTCGGGGAGTACGCGCTCGAGGGGATCGACGCGCTGGCCGCCGCGTTGTTCGACCGCAGCGAGGCCGCGATGCGCGATGCGATCGCGCAACTGCCCGAAGGCGAGCACCGCTACGAGATGGCCACCGATGGTTTCGGTGAACGCTTCCGCTTCGCGGTCGCCGTGCGCATCCGTGGCGGCGAGATCGAATGCGACTTCGCGGGAAGCTCGGCACAGCAGCCCAAGGCCGTGAATTGCGTGCTGGCCTACACCAGCGCGATGGTCGCCTATGCCGTGAAGTGTCTGCTGCTGCCCGAGCTGCCCAACAACGACGGACTGTTCCGGCCGGTGCGCACGCGCGCACCGGAGGGGTCGATCCTTAATCCGAGGTCGCCGGCGCCCGTGGGCGGCCGCTCGTGCACCGGCCACTACGTGCCGAGCGTGGTCTTCGGCGCGCTGCAGCAGGTACTGCCTTCGCGCGTCATGGCCGGCGTGGGTTCTCCGCTGTGGATCGCCAACCTGAGCGGCACGCGCGACGATGGCAGGCCGTTCGCCACGGTGCTGTTCTTCAATGGCGGAATGGGCGCCACCTCGACCAAGGACGGCGCCTCCGTGATGTCCTGGCCGAGCAACATCTCCTCGACGCCGATCGAGGTGGCGGAACGCGATGCCCCCCTGCAGTTCCGCCGCAAGACGCTGCGCGAGGATTCGGGCGGGCAGGGCCGCTTCCGCGGTGGCCTGGGCCAGGAGGTCTGCTTCGTCAGCCGACATGCGCGGCCGCTGTCGATCGTGTTCCTGACCGAGCGCATCGGCGTGCCCGCGCCGGGCTTGGGCGGTGGAGCGCCGGGCGCACGCGGCGAGGTGCTGATCAACGGCAGTCCGGTCGACACGCGCCTGCCGCACGTGCTGCAGCCTGGCGACGAGGTGGTGCTGCGCACGCCCGGCGGCGGTGGCTGGGGTTCGGCCGCCTCGCGCGATGCCGAGGCGCTCGCGCGCGATCGCCTGCACGGCTACACCGCCGCATAG
- a CDS encoding hydantoinase/oxoprolinase family protein produces MTHWAIGIDIGGTFTDVVALDYSTGRLHSLKVLTTHDEPAAAVVDGASQLIERLDIDPRQVERVVHATTLFTNALIERRGACTGLLVTRGFGDVVEIGNERKYDLYDLRIESAAPLVPRHLRAEVGGRLGADGVELEAPDLAQVRRAVEGLVGQGVRSLAVCLLHAYANDAHERQVAQLLAREFPALELTLSCDVAPVIREFERMSTTVANAYVRPLASGYLDDLVRRLEGMGLRSGVLMMLSSGGLSHIDEARRSPIELLESGPAAGAISAAHYSLRDEQSDLLAFDMGGTTAKLCLVENGRPAISFGFEAARQKRFAEGSGLPVRITTVDLIEIGAGGGSIAHHDAMGLLKVGPHSAGSEPGPACYVRGGESPTVTDANLVLGYLNPDYFAGGTVAIDARLAGAALQRLGQQLERDATAAAWGVHDIVAENMAGAARVHVAERGRDPRDFVLLCTGGGGPVHSYYVAQKIGVRTILCPPAAGVASAYGLLVAPARADRSRTVSIRPATDPLQAFEAAFQALESQARSAVDGLAPAFGPASVTRHADGRYVGQGFNLSVPLPPGPYDPADAAGAQRVRAALIEVFEGAYREKFGRTPPDVPIELVNLRVTAEAPPTRRFEPAAVEVRGPARPKGERPVYFREAGGYVGTPIYERALLPAGFEARGPMVIEDPSSSLVVGPKGAVVLLDSGNLVITIQEE; encoded by the coding sequence TTGACGCATTGGGCCATCGGCATCGACATCGGCGGGACCTTCACCGACGTCGTTGCACTCGACTATTCGACTGGCAGGCTGCACAGCCTCAAGGTACTGACCACGCACGATGAGCCGGCGGCGGCCGTGGTCGACGGAGCGAGCCAACTCATCGAGCGCCTCGACATCGATCCGCGCCAGGTCGAGCGGGTCGTGCACGCCACCACGCTTTTCACCAACGCGCTGATCGAGCGGCGTGGTGCCTGCACGGGCCTGCTGGTCACGCGGGGCTTCGGGGACGTGGTGGAGATCGGCAACGAACGCAAGTACGACCTCTACGACCTGCGCATCGAGTCCGCGGCGCCGCTGGTTCCGCGCCATCTGCGCGCCGAGGTCGGCGGGCGGCTGGGCGCGGACGGCGTCGAACTCGAGGCGCCGGATCTCGCACAGGTGAGGCGGGCGGTCGAGGGGTTGGTCGGGCAGGGCGTGCGATCGCTGGCGGTGTGCCTGCTGCATGCCTACGCCAACGATGCCCACGAACGCCAGGTGGCGCAGTTGCTGGCACGGGAGTTCCCGGCGCTCGAGCTCACGCTGTCTTGCGATGTGGCACCGGTGATCCGCGAGTTCGAGCGGATGTCGACCACGGTGGCGAATGCCTATGTGCGACCTCTGGCCAGCGGCTATCTCGACGACCTGGTGCGCCGCCTCGAGGGCATGGGATTGCGCAGCGGCGTCCTGATGATGCTGTCCAGCGGCGGCCTGTCCCACATCGACGAAGCCCGGCGCAGTCCCATCGAACTGCTCGAGTCCGGCCCGGCGGCCGGGGCGATCTCCGCGGCGCACTACAGCTTGCGCGACGAGCAGTCCGATCTGCTCGCCTTCGACATGGGAGGGACCACCGCCAAGCTGTGCCTGGTCGAGAACGGTCGCCCGGCCATTTCCTTCGGCTTCGAGGCGGCGCGGCAGAAACGCTTCGCTGAAGGCAGCGGGCTGCCGGTCCGCATCACCACCGTCGACCTGATCGAGATCGGGGCGGGCGGCGGCAGCATCGCCCACCACGACGCGATGGGGTTGCTCAAGGTGGGGCCGCACAGCGCGGGATCGGAGCCCGGGCCCGCCTGCTACGTCCGCGGCGGCGAGAGCCCGACCGTCACCGATGCCAACCTGGTGCTGGGCTACCTGAACCCGGACTATTTCGCGGGTGGCACGGTTGCCATCGACGCGCGCCTTGCCGGTGCGGCGCTGCAGCGCCTCGGACAACAGCTCGAGCGCGACGCGACCGCCGCGGCATGGGGCGTGCACGACATCGTGGCCGAGAACATGGCCGGCGCCGCACGCGTGCATGTGGCCGAGCGCGGGCGCGATCCACGCGACTTCGTGCTGCTGTGCACCGGTGGCGGCGGGCCGGTGCATTCCTACTACGTGGCCCAAAAGATCGGCGTCAGGACCATCCTGTGCCCCCCGGCGGCAGGGGTGGCATCGGCCTATGGCTTGCTGGTCGCACCGGCGCGCGCCGACCGCTCGCGCACGGTCAGCATCCGGCCCGCGACCGATCCGTTGCAGGCTTTCGAGGCGGCGTTCCAGGCACTGGAATCGCAGGCCCGATCCGCGGTGGACGGCCTGGCGCCCGCCTTCGGACCGGCATCGGTGACGCGGCACGCCGACGGACGCTACGTGGGACAAGGTTTCAATCTCTCGGTACCGCTACCGCCCGGGCCGTACGACCCCGCAGATGCTGCCGGCGCGCAGCGGGTGAGGGCCGCGCTGATCGAGGTGTTCGAAGGCGCCTACCGAGAGAAGTTCGGACGCACGCCGCCCGACGTGCCCATCGAGCTCGTGAACCTGCGCGTCACCGCCGAGGCACCGCCGACCCGTCGCTTCGAGCCCGCGGCGGTCGAAGTGCGCGGGCCGGCCCGACCCAAGGGGGAGCGCCCGGTTTATTTCCGAGAGGCCGGCGGGTATGTGGGCACGCCGATCTACGAGCGTGCCCTGCTGCCGGCGGGTTTCGAGGCCCGCGGGCCGATGGTGATCGAGGACCCGAGTTCGTCGCTGGTGGTCGGGCCGAAGGGTGCAGTGGTGCTGCTGGACAGCGGCAATCTCGTGATCACCATCCAGGAGGAATGA
- a CDS encoding polysaccharide deacetylase family protein, which produces MLKTHDRYDYDALPQRPDYSWPGGRRLAVHLSLNVEHFAFGEGLGNDYAAPHPQPNHRSFAWRDYGNRVGIWRLLELAQDFDLPYALLVNTELYDYCPEMIEAFSERGDEIVAHGRTNAERQGDMDEQQEKACIEEAAAAIARHEGVAPAGWLAPYISQTHRSLELLKAAGFRYMMDWPLDDQPVWMRTANGPILSIPYSHDLNDSLECVVRRTPSQSFCDNLIDQFDEMLAESERRPLVMPIVLHSFILGQPYRLRQFRRVVQHILAHRDRIWLTRPGEICTHIESLPAGIVPGSR; this is translated from the coding sequence ATGCTGAAAACCCACGATCGCTACGACTACGACGCCCTGCCGCAACGCCCCGACTACAGCTGGCCCGGCGGCCGGCGACTCGCGGTCCACCTGAGTCTCAACGTCGAGCATTTCGCGTTCGGCGAAGGGCTGGGCAACGACTACGCGGCACCGCACCCGCAGCCGAACCACCGCAGCTTCGCCTGGCGCGACTACGGCAATCGCGTCGGCATCTGGCGGCTGCTCGAACTCGCGCAGGACTTCGACCTGCCCTATGCGTTGCTGGTCAATACCGAGCTCTACGACTACTGTCCGGAGATGATCGAGGCCTTCAGCGAGCGCGGCGACGAGATCGTCGCGCACGGCAGGACCAATGCCGAGCGCCAGGGTGACATGGACGAGCAGCAGGAGAAGGCGTGCATCGAGGAGGCCGCCGCGGCGATCGCGCGCCACGAAGGCGTGGCGCCGGCGGGTTGGCTGGCCCCCTACATCTCGCAGACCCATCGCTCACTCGAACTGCTCAAGGCCGCGGGCTTTCGCTACATGATGGACTGGCCGCTCGACGATCAGCCGGTCTGGATGCGCACCGCGAACGGGCCGATCCTGTCGATCCCCTACTCCCACGACCTCAACGACTCGCTGGAGTGCGTGGTCCGTCGCACGCCGTCGCAATCGTTCTGCGACAACCTGATCGACCAGTTCGACGAGATGCTCGCCGAGTCCGAGCGGCGCCCGCTGGTGATGCCGATCGTGCTGCACAGCTTCATCCTCGGCCAGCCCTACCGGCTGCGTCAGTTCCGCCGCGTGGTGCAGCACATCCTCGCGCACCGCGACCGCATCTGGTTGACACGCCCGGGCGAGATCTGCACGCACATCGAAAGCCTGCCGGCGGGCATCGTTCCGGGCAGCCGATGA
- a CDS encoding amidase, producing MNAAALGAAEAAAMIARGELSSEALVRACAARIAQREPAVRAWAALDLDAALAQARACDRWTGQRGPLHGVPIGVKDVIDTADLPTAYGSPIYAGHRPPWDAACVALARNAGAIVVGKTATAEFASISPCETRNPLALDHTPGGSSSGSAAAVADFMVPLAIGTQTGGSTIRPAAFCGVVGYKPSFNRINRAGLKFSAESLDTIGLFGRSVEDVALLASALSGHPPLRAARAERPPVIGLVRTSRWTAADAAARDALEHAAGRLADAGASLSEVELSPAFDALHDAHATILRYEAARAMAWEVHMHSDRLSEAFALRMREGLAIPQDRYLHAQAVARQGRQRIASKSAGCDVLLTLSARGEAPLGLDDTGDATFNRVWTLLGLPCIHLPTETGPAKLPLGVQIVGREGEDQKTLTHALWIQSVAPVLRAKTRWIQKVVATPI from the coding sequence ATGAACGCGGCCGCGCTGGGCGCCGCCGAGGCCGCCGCGATGATAGCCAGGGGCGAACTCAGCTCGGAAGCGCTGGTGCGCGCCTGCGCGGCGCGCATTGCACAGAGGGAACCTGCCGTGCGGGCCTGGGCCGCGCTCGATCTGGACGCCGCGCTGGCGCAGGCACGCGCCTGCGACCGCTGGACCGGGCAGCGCGGCCCCTTGCACGGCGTGCCGATCGGTGTGAAGGACGTGATCGACACCGCCGACCTGCCCACCGCCTACGGCTCGCCGATCTACGCCGGCCACCGCCCTCCATGGGACGCGGCCTGCGTGGCGCTCGCGCGCAACGCGGGCGCGATCGTCGTCGGCAAGACGGCCACCGCGGAATTCGCGAGCATCTCTCCCTGCGAAACCCGCAACCCGCTGGCGCTCGACCACACACCGGGAGGCTCCTCGAGCGGCTCGGCGGCCGCCGTCGCCGACTTCATGGTCCCGCTGGCGATCGGCACGCAGACCGGCGGCTCGACCATCCGGCCCGCGGCCTTCTGCGGCGTGGTCGGCTACAAGCCGAGCTTCAACCGGATCAACCGTGCGGGACTCAAGTTCTCGGCGGAGAGCCTCGACACCATCGGGCTGTTCGGTCGCAGCGTGGAAGACGTGGCATTGCTGGCCAGCGCCTTGAGCGGCCACCCCCCACTGCGTGCCGCCCGCGCGGAGCGCCCGCCGGTCATCGGCCTGGTTCGGACGTCGCGCTGGACCGCGGCCGATGCGGCGGCGCGCGATGCGCTCGAGCACGCAGCCGGCCGCCTTGCCGATGCGGGCGCATCGCTGAGCGAAGTCGAGCTGTCGCCGGCCTTCGACGCGCTGCATGACGCACACGCGACGATCCTACGCTACGAGGCGGCACGGGCCATGGCCTGGGAAGTTCACATGCATTCCGACCGGCTCAGCGAGGCTTTTGCGCTGCGCATGCGCGAAGGCCTTGCCATCCCGCAAGATCGCTATCTGCATGCGCAGGCGGTCGCTCGACAAGGACGCCAACGCATCGCAAGCAAATCGGCGGGCTGCGACGTGCTGCTGACGCTCAGCGCCCGGGGCGAAGCGCCGCTGGGCCTGGACGACACCGGCGACGCGACTTTCAACCGTGTATGGACGCTTCTCGGGCTGCCTTGCATACATTTACCCACGGAGACAGGCCCGGCAAAGCTGCCACTAGGGGTACAGATCGTTGGGCGAGAAGGAGAAGACCAGAAAACTCTCACACACGCGTTGTGGATTCAGTCTGTTGCGCCCGTCCTCCGAGCCAAAACGAGGTGGATTCAAAAAGTCGTCGCAACACCGATTTAA
- a CDS encoding MFS transporter, with amino-acid sequence MTGYGWKALAGSAIGYAMDGFDLLILGFMLTAISADLHLTPGQAGSLVTWTLVGAVAGGIIFGSLSDHYGRIRVLTWTIMLFAVFTGLCAFAQGYWDLLAYRTIAGIGLGGEFGIGMALAAEAWPAKHRARVSSYVALGWQTGVLGAALLTPLLLPHIGWRGMFLVGVVPAIVAWVIRNKLHEPEVFVRKAKAKGSKTKAFKLLVKDARTTRTSFGIMILCAVQNFGYYGIMIWMPSFLASKLGFSLTKSAMWTSVTILGMMAGIFVFGQLADRIGRRPSFLLFQAGAVAMVLTYAQLSDPVAMLWAGAVLGMFVNGMLGGYGALISEAYPTEARATAQNVLFNIGRGVGGFGPVVIGALATAYSFQTAIALLAAIYVLDMIATLFLIPELKDKELE; translated from the coding sequence GTGACCGGCTACGGCTGGAAGGCCCTTGCCGGGTCCGCAATCGGCTACGCCATGGACGGCTTCGACCTGCTGATCCTGGGCTTCATGCTCACGGCGATCTCGGCCGACCTGCACCTCACGCCGGGTCAGGCGGGATCCCTGGTCACGTGGACGCTGGTCGGCGCGGTGGCCGGCGGCATCATCTTCGGGTCGCTCAGCGACCATTACGGTCGTATCCGCGTATTGACCTGGACGATCATGCTGTTCGCCGTCTTCACGGGCCTGTGCGCCTTCGCGCAAGGATATTGGGACTTGCTGGCCTACAGAACCATTGCTGGCATCGGCCTGGGCGGTGAGTTCGGCATCGGCATGGCGCTCGCCGCGGAGGCTTGGCCTGCGAAGCACCGCGCCCGCGTCTCCTCCTACGTCGCGCTCGGCTGGCAGACCGGCGTGCTGGGCGCCGCGCTGCTGACGCCGCTGCTCTTGCCGCACATCGGTTGGCGCGGCATGTTTCTGGTGGGTGTCGTTCCGGCTATCGTGGCTTGGGTCATCCGCAACAAGCTGCACGAACCCGAAGTGTTCGTTCGAAAGGCCAAGGCCAAGGGCTCCAAGACAAAGGCCTTCAAGCTGCTCGTCAAGGACGCTCGCACCACCCGCACCAGCTTCGGCATCATGATCCTGTGCGCGGTCCAGAACTTCGGCTACTACGGCATCATGATCTGGATGCCCAGCTTTCTCGCCAGCAAGCTCGGCTTCAGCCTGACCAAGTCAGCCATGTGGACTTCGGTCACCATTCTCGGGATGATGGCCGGCATCTTCGTCTTCGGCCAACTTGCGGACCGCATCGGTCGAAGGCCCAGCTTCCTGCTGTTCCAGGCTGGGGCCGTTGCGATGGTGCTGACCTATGCGCAGCTCTCCGATCCGGTCGCGATGCTTTGGGCTGGCGCCGTCCTCGGAATGTTTGTCAACGGCATGCTCGGCGGCTACGGCGCCTTGATATCGGAAGCTTATCCCACCGAAGCTCGCGCTACAGCGCAGAACGTGCTCTTCAACATCGGCCGGGGAGTCGGTGGTTTCGGACCGGTCGTGATCGGAGCGCTGGCCACCGCCTACTCGTTCCAGACCGCGATCGCCTTGTTGGCGGCGATCTACGTGCTGGACATGATCGCCACGCTGTTCCTGATTCCCGAACTCAAGGACAAGGAGCTGGAGTGA
- a CDS encoding dihydroorotate dehydrogenase electron transfer subunit, whose product MNAASCFQRNAESVASHRCDVAEHRWVNNRYKYLRLSAKADLAGTTKAGQFYQLKCPGTSDLQPFLLRPMSVYGVGPEAGTIEFLYNVTGLGTHALSRLEVGDSMDIVGPLGNTFVLEAGCQRILVVARGVGLATMAPLLQHAARAGIQITAIMSARAPKDLMQDEFLRGVEAEVHCVYDSDGTSSVEAVDALVRRLLDTEHHDVVYTCGSHRLLMLLQRLLEDYPGTRGEVAMEQRMACGMGVCLSCVRLFHSGGDKQFLRVCREGPVFPIRDVVGEVEFG is encoded by the coding sequence ATGAACGCCGCCTCCTGTTTCCAGCGCAATGCCGAAAGCGTCGCCTCGCATCGATGCGACGTCGCCGAGCACCGCTGGGTCAACAATCGCTACAAGTACCTGCGCCTGAGCGCCAAGGCCGACCTCGCCGGCACCACCAAGGCCGGCCAGTTCTACCAGCTCAAGTGCCCTGGCACCAGCGATCTGCAGCCCTTTCTGCTGCGCCCCATGAGCGTCTACGGCGTTGGGCCGGAGGCCGGCACGATCGAGTTTCTCTACAACGTGACCGGCCTCGGCACCCATGCGCTGTCCCGGCTCGAGGTGGGCGACTCCATGGACATCGTCGGTCCTCTCGGGAACACCTTCGTGCTGGAAGCCGGCTGCCAACGCATCCTGGTGGTGGCGCGTGGAGTCGGCCTGGCGACGATGGCGCCCTTGTTGCAGCACGCTGCGCGCGCTGGTATCCAGATCACCGCGATCATGTCGGCGCGGGCGCCGAAGGATCTCATGCAAGACGAGTTCCTGCGCGGCGTAGAGGCCGAGGTGCACTGCGTCTACGACAGCGACGGCACTTCCTCGGTGGAGGCGGTTGACGCGCTGGTGCGCCGCCTGCTCGACACCGAGCACCATGACGTCGTCTACACCTGCGGCTCCCACCGCCTCCTCATGCTGCTGCAGCGCTTGCTCGAGGACTATCCAGGCACCCGCGGCGAAGTTGCCATGGAGCAGCGCATGGCCTGCGGAATGGGCGTGTGCCTGTCCTGTGTGCGCCTGTTCCACTCTGGCGGCGACAAGCAATTCCTTCGGGTCTGCCGCGAGGGCCCGGTGTTCCCCATCCGCGACGTCGTCGGGGAGGTGGAATTTGGCTGA
- a CDS encoding dihydroorotate dehydrogenase, producing MADLNVKIGELSLRNPVMPASGCFAIEYSEALDLRNLGALVIKSVSPKRRAGNPTPRVSETCSGMLNSIGIPSKGLQYYRQSVLPPYTQFDTPVVVSISADTVDEFAEAIAEMSLPEVAVIEANISCPNLEADGMAFAMTPETTYKVVSAMRRRTDHPLWAKLTPNASHIAVVAKAAEEAGADALVMGNTVLGMSIDVRTRKPKLGNVMGGLSGPAIKPIAVRMVHQCYRSVRIPIIGCGGISTAEDAVEFMLAGASAVQVGTASFLDPGAMQKIIDGLDTYCREMDVESIRDLTGQVKLDRQLSDRWLRFAQQSG from the coding sequence TTGGCTGACCTCAACGTCAAGATCGGCGAACTGAGTCTTCGCAACCCGGTGATGCCCGCCTCGGGCTGCTTCGCTATCGAATACAGCGAGGCGCTGGACCTTCGCAACCTGGGTGCGCTCGTGATCAAGAGCGTGTCGCCTAAGCGCCGCGCCGGCAATCCGACACCACGCGTGAGCGAGACCTGCAGCGGCATGCTCAACTCGATCGGCATCCCAAGCAAGGGGCTGCAGTACTACCGGCAATCCGTGCTGCCGCCCTATACGCAGTTCGACACTCCGGTGGTGGTCTCCATTTCTGCCGACACTGTCGACGAATTCGCTGAAGCCATTGCCGAGATGTCGCTGCCGGAGGTGGCAGTGATCGAGGCCAACATCTCGTGCCCCAACCTCGAGGCAGACGGCATGGCCTTCGCGATGACCCCCGAGACCACCTACAAAGTCGTGAGCGCAATGCGCCGCCGAACAGATCATCCGCTCTGGGCCAAGCTCACGCCCAACGCCTCGCACATTGCAGTTGTCGCCAAGGCCGCCGAAGAGGCTGGAGCAGACGCACTGGTGATGGGCAACACGGTGCTGGGCATGTCGATCGACGTGCGCACGCGCAAGCCCAAGCTCGGCAACGTGATGGGAGGCTTGTCTGGACCCGCCATCAAGCCGATTGCGGTGCGCATGGTGCATCAGTGCTACCGCAGCGTCCGGATCCCGATCATCGGCTGCGGCGGCATCTCCACTGCGGAGGATGCCGTCGAGTTCATGCTCGCCGGCGCGAGCGCCGTTCAAGTCGGCACCGCTTCCTTCCTGGATCCCGGCGCGATGCAAAAGATCATCGATGGGCTGGACACATACTGTCGTGAGATGGACGTGGAGAGCATCCGCGACCTCACGGGCCAGGTCAAGCTGGACAGGCAGCTGTCCGACCGCTGGCTCCGTTTCGCGCAGCAGTCGGGTTGA